A genomic region of Caulobacter vibrioides contains the following coding sequences:
- a CDS encoding APC family permease: protein MTSLKSKPLGVWMCAALVVGNMIGSGVFMLPASLAPYGWNAVIAWVLTIGGSLCLAYVFAKLAGAFPRAGGPFAYTEEAFGRAPGFLVAWSYWISVWVANAAIAIAAVSYLSVFLPGVAKVPALPALLTVAVVWAATAINCAGARSAGWTQMVTTVLKLVPLVAVAGLALSVLLRKGPAAVTPFEPSLLSGGSITAAAALTLWALLGVETATIPADKVKDPARTIPRATLAGTAFAGLVYLVVSSGVLLLTPSAVLQGSNAPFVDFVTYHGGGDFRLALAGFAAISALGALNGWSLIQGELPAAMAREGVFPAWFAKTSANGTPVRAHLASSVLVTVLVLMNYAKSMADAFTFMALLSTTATLFAYLFCSLAVLRLQRQGRMVRSKALGVVAGLGAIYSIWTFYGAGWSVTFWGLVLLAVGAPVYWLMRRAAR from the coding sequence ATGACGTCCCTCAAGTCCAAGCCGCTTGGCGTGTGGATGTGCGCGGCCTTGGTGGTCGGCAACATGATCGGCTCGGGCGTCTTCATGCTGCCCGCCTCTCTGGCGCCGTATGGCTGGAACGCCGTCATCGCCTGGGTGCTGACCATCGGCGGGTCGCTGTGCCTGGCCTATGTCTTCGCCAAGCTGGCGGGGGCCTTCCCCCGCGCGGGCGGCCCCTTCGCCTATACCGAGGAAGCGTTCGGCAGGGCGCCGGGCTTTCTGGTGGCCTGGTCCTATTGGATCTCGGTCTGGGTCGCCAATGCGGCCATCGCCATTGCGGCGGTCAGCTATCTCAGCGTCTTTCTGCCCGGCGTCGCCAAGGTCCCCGCACTTCCCGCGCTCTTGACCGTGGCGGTGGTCTGGGCCGCGACCGCGATCAACTGCGCGGGCGCCCGGTCGGCGGGATGGACCCAGATGGTGACGACGGTGTTGAAACTGGTCCCGCTGGTGGCGGTCGCCGGCCTGGCGCTCAGCGTCCTGTTGCGGAAGGGGCCGGCCGCCGTGACGCCCTTCGAGCCTTCGCTGCTGTCGGGTGGTTCGATCACTGCGGCGGCGGCGTTGACCCTGTGGGCGCTGCTGGGGGTGGAGACCGCGACCATCCCGGCCGACAAGGTCAAGGATCCCGCCCGCACGATCCCGCGCGCCACTCTGGCTGGCACGGCCTTCGCCGGGCTTGTCTATCTGGTCGTCTCGTCGGGCGTCCTGCTGCTGACGCCGAGCGCCGTGCTGCAGGGCTCCAACGCGCCGTTCGTCGACTTCGTGACCTATCACGGGGGCGGGGATTTCCGGCTGGCGCTGGCGGGCTTCGCCGCGATCAGCGCCCTGGGCGCTCTCAACGGCTGGTCGCTGATCCAGGGCGAGCTGCCCGCCGCCATGGCGCGCGAGGGCGTCTTTCCCGCCTGGTTCGCCAAGACCTCCGCCAACGGCACGCCGGTGCGCGCGCATCTGGCCTCCAGCGTCCTGGTGACGGTCCTGGTGCTGATGAACTACGCCAAGTCGATGGCCGACGCCTTCACCTTCATGGCCCTGCTGTCGACGACCGCGACCCTGTTCGCCTACCTCTTCTGTTCGCTGGCGGTGCTGCGCCTGCAGAGGCAGGGACGCATGGTCCGCTCCAAGGCGCTGGGCGTCGTGGCTGGCCTTGGCGCGATCTATTCGATCTGGACCTTCTACGGCGCGGGATGGTCGGTCACCTTCTGGGGTTTGGTGCTGCTGGCTGTCGGCGCGCCGGTCTACTGGCTGATGCGGAGAGCCGCCCGATGA
- a CDS encoding TetR/AcrR family transcriptional regulator, which yields MFGKALTAMTRAAFTREAPDVRRQALVAAAEAVLAREGVGGTSVRAICAEAGVSPGLLRHYFEGVDDLIAAAYEAVSQRIDGALDAALAAAGDDPRARLLAYLGASFAPPVLDERLLAAWVGFWSLVRTKPRMAAIHAASYADFRARLEVLLAKAGARDTRLAAIALTASVDGLWLELCLDPATFSPDEARAIVTRALDGWL from the coding sequence TTGTTTGGCAAGGCGCTCACCGCCATGACCCGCGCCGCCTTCACCCGCGAGGCGCCCGATGTCCGTCGCCAGGCGCTGGTCGCCGCCGCTGAGGCGGTGCTGGCGCGTGAGGGCGTGGGCGGGACCAGCGTACGCGCCATCTGCGCCGAGGCTGGGGTCTCGCCGGGCCTGCTGCGGCACTATTTCGAGGGCGTCGATGATCTGATCGCGGCGGCCTATGAGGCGGTGTCGCAGCGGATCGACGGCGCGCTGGACGCGGCTCTGGCGGCGGCGGGGGATGATCCCCGCGCGCGGCTGCTGGCCTATCTGGGCGCCAGCTTCGCCCCGCCGGTGCTGGACGAGCGGCTGCTGGCGGCCTGGGTCGGCTTCTGGTCGCTGGTCAGGACCAAGCCGCGCATGGCCGCGATCCATGCCGCTTCGTACGCGGACTTCCGTGCGCGGCTGGAGGTCTTGCTGGCCAAGGCCGGCGCGCGCGACACGCGCCTGGCGGCCATAGCCCTGACGGCGAGCGTGGACGGGCTGTGGCTGGAACTCTGCCTGGATCCAGCGACCTTCAGTCCGGACGAGGCGCGCGCGATCGTGACCCGCGCGCTCGACGGCTGGCTCTAG
- a CDS encoding phytoene desaturase family protein: protein MAVTQTRDAVIIGGGHNGLVCAFYLAKAGLKVTVCEARGVVGGAAVTEEFHPGFRNSVASYTVSLLNPRVIADMGLRELGLTFLERPISNFLPISDDKYIKLGGGLERTQEEFRKYSRRDAEVLPAYYAMLDEIGDILRDLAQETPPNLGDGLPGLLRALRQGGRLAFLSRQRKRDLLDLFTKSARDVLDGWFESEPVKAAFGFDAVVGNFASPDTPGSAYVLLHHTFGEVNGKKGAWGHAVGGMGAITQAMAKACEAAGVEILLDAPVEAVHVDGGKAAGVQLVDGRQIMAPIVSANVNPALLYKKLVPPSALTPDFRKAVDGYKNGSGTFRMNVALSELPSFTCLPGKETAEHHQSGIVIAPSLDYMDAAYRDAKGLGISKAPIVEMLIPSSLDTSLAPPGQHVASLFCQQFAPELPDGRSWDDAREAAADLIIDTVDQWAPGFKASVLGRMILSPLDLERKFGLIGGDIMHGHMSLDQLWATRPLLGHASHRAPIAGLYMCGAGTHPGGGVSGNPGRNAAREILRDKDFATAVKLSVVGR from the coding sequence ATGGCGGTCACCCAGACCCGCGACGCGGTCATCATCGGCGGAGGCCATAACGGCCTCGTCTGCGCCTTCTACCTGGCCAAGGCGGGCTTGAAGGTCACGGTCTGCGAGGCGCGGGGCGTGGTCGGCGGCGCGGCGGTGACCGAAGAGTTCCACCCCGGCTTCCGCAACTCGGTAGCTAGCTACACGGTCAGCCTCTTAAACCCGCGCGTGATCGCCGACATGGGCCTGCGGGAGCTGGGCCTGACCTTTCTGGAACGGCCGATCTCGAACTTCCTGCCGATCAGCGACGACAAATACATCAAGCTGGGCGGGGGCCTGGAGCGCACCCAGGAGGAGTTCCGCAAGTACAGCCGCCGCGACGCCGAGGTGCTGCCGGCCTACTATGCGATGCTGGACGAGATCGGCGACATCCTGCGCGACCTGGCCCAGGAAACTCCGCCGAACCTGGGCGATGGCCTGCCCGGCCTGCTGCGGGCCCTGCGCCAGGGCGGGCGGCTGGCCTTCCTGTCGCGTCAGCGCAAGCGCGACCTGCTGGACCTGTTCACCAAGAGCGCCCGCGACGTGCTGGACGGCTGGTTCGAGAGCGAGCCGGTCAAGGCCGCCTTCGGCTTCGACGCCGTGGTCGGCAACTTCGCCAGTCCCGACACGCCGGGGTCGGCCTATGTGCTGCTGCACCACACCTTCGGCGAGGTGAACGGCAAGAAGGGCGCCTGGGGCCACGCGGTCGGCGGCATGGGCGCGATCACTCAAGCGATGGCCAAGGCCTGCGAGGCGGCCGGAGTCGAGATTCTGCTCGACGCGCCCGTCGAGGCCGTCCATGTCGACGGCGGCAAGGCGGCCGGCGTGCAGCTGGTCGACGGCCGCCAGATCATGGCCCCGATCGTCAGCGCCAACGTCAATCCGGCCCTGCTCTACAAGAAGCTGGTGCCGCCCTCGGCCCTGACGCCCGACTTCCGCAAGGCGGTCGACGGCTACAAGAACGGCTCGGGCACCTTCCGGATGAACGTGGCGCTGTCGGAGCTGCCCAGCTTCACCTGCCTGCCCGGCAAGGAGACCGCCGAGCACCACCAGTCGGGCATCGTGATCGCCCCCAGCCTCGACTACATGGACGCGGCCTATCGCGACGCCAAGGGTCTGGGGATCAGCAAGGCCCCGATCGTCGAGATGCTGATCCCGTCCAGCCTGGACACCAGTCTCGCCCCGCCCGGCCAGCACGTGGCGAGCCTGTTCTGCCAGCAGTTCGCGCCGGAGCTGCCCGATGGTCGGTCCTGGGACGACGCCCGCGAGGCCGCCGCCGACCTGATCATCGACACGGTCGATCAATGGGCCCCAGGCTTCAAGGCCTCGGTGCTGGGGCGGATGATCCTGTCGCCGCTGGACCTGGAGCGGAAGTTCGGCCTGATCGGCGGCGATATCATGCACGGCCACATGTCGCTGGATCAGCTGTGGGCCACGCGGCCGCTGCTGGGTCACGCCAGCCACCGCGCGCCGATCGCCGGCCTCTATATGTGCGGGGCGGGCACGCATCCGGGCGGCGGCGTCTCGGGCAATCCGGGGCGGAACGCGGCGCGGGAGATCCTGCGGGACAAGGACTTCGCCACGGCGGTGAAGCTGTCGGTGGTGGGGCGGTGA
- a CDS encoding metal-dependent hydrolase family protein, with translation MIARSLCVAALAALLPAVASAQVSYVRAGKLIDPQAGKVLTDQLLRIEGERIVSVGPWKGAPKDGPKDAKVIDWSGLTVLPGLIDMHTHIVDDEQSENIALPLLRSAAQQAYIGAGHARATLMAGFTSVRDVGTWRALGDAALRDAINEGLVPGPRMSVAGAYVTAPGGGGEITGVAPDVAIPAEMRRGVVEDAADVHRKVRALLVGGADFIKLIATGAVLTEGTEPGQLELSEEEIRAAVEEAAKRGTYVTAHAHGAEGIKIAVRAGVRSIEHGSLIDDEGIALMKAKGAVLVADIYNGDFIDTYGREHGWPADMIRKNRETTDAQREGFRKAVKAGVKIAYGTDAGVYPHGWNARQMPYMVKYGMTPMQAIQSATTVAAELMGKTGQVGCNASGCYADLIAVAGDPLADVSALTKVAKVMKGGAVVRDD, from the coding sequence ATGATCGCCCGTTCCCTTTGCGTCGCCGCCCTCGCAGCGCTGCTACCGGCCGTCGCCTCGGCGCAGGTCTCCTACGTCCGCGCCGGCAAGCTGATCGATCCCCAGGCCGGCAAGGTGCTGACCGACCAGCTCCTCCGCATCGAGGGCGAGCGCATCGTTTCGGTCGGGCCGTGGAAGGGCGCGCCCAAGGACGGCCCCAAGGACGCCAAGGTCATCGACTGGTCGGGCCTGACCGTCCTGCCGGGCCTGATCGACATGCACACCCACATCGTCGACGACGAGCAGAGCGAGAACATCGCCCTGCCGCTGCTGCGCTCGGCCGCCCAGCAGGCCTATATCGGCGCGGGTCATGCGCGCGCGACCCTGATGGCCGGCTTCACCAGCGTCCGTGACGTCGGAACCTGGCGGGCGCTGGGCGACGCGGCTCTGCGCGACGCCATCAACGAAGGGCTCGTGCCCGGGCCCCGCATGTCGGTGGCCGGCGCCTATGTCACCGCGCCGGGCGGGGGCGGGGAGATCACCGGCGTCGCGCCCGACGTGGCGATCCCGGCCGAGATGCGACGCGGCGTGGTCGAGGACGCCGCCGACGTCCACAGAAAAGTCCGCGCCCTGCTGGTGGGCGGGGCCGACTTCATCAAGCTGATCGCCACCGGCGCGGTGCTGACCGAGGGCACAGAGCCGGGCCAGCTGGAGCTGTCGGAAGAGGAAATCCGCGCCGCCGTCGAAGAGGCCGCCAAGCGCGGAACCTATGTCACCGCCCACGCCCATGGCGCCGAGGGGATCAAGATCGCCGTCCGCGCCGGGGTCCGGTCGATCGAGCACGGCTCGCTGATCGACGACGAGGGGATCGCCCTGATGAAGGCCAAGGGCGCGGTCCTGGTGGCCGACATCTACAACGGCGACTTCATCGACACCTATGGCCGCGAGCACGGCTGGCCGGCGGACATGATCCGCAAGAACCGCGAGACCACCGACGCCCAGCGCGAGGGCTTCCGCAAGGCGGTGAAGGCGGGGGTCAAGATCGCCTACGGCACCGACGCCGGCGTCTATCCGCACGGCTGGAACGCTCGCCAGATGCCCTACATGGTCAAGTACGGCATGACGCCGATGCAGGCGATCCAGTCGGCGACCACGGTCGCGGCCGAGCTGATGGGCAAGACAGGTCAGGTCGGCTGCAACGCTTCGGGCTGCTACGCCGACCTGATCGCGGTGGCCGGCGATCCGCTCGCCGACGTCTCGGCCTTGACCAAGGTCGCCAAGGTCATGAAGGGCGGGGCGGTGGTCAGGGACGACTAA
- a CDS encoding aromatic ring-hydroxylating oxygenase subunit alpha: MTALPNHDPLSDWGLPGWIYTNERFFKEEQDKVFRPSWQIVCHLNDIPKAGDFHTFDFIGESLVVVRSKDGGVRAFANVCRHRGARLLDGPVGRCGGRIVCPYHAWTYDLEGRLIGVPMRDDYPALDMAKEGLATIEVEVWRGFVFVRLEGDGPSVATMMAPYEDEVAHYRFEELQPFGRVTLRPRAVNWKNISDNYSDGLHIPVAHPGLTRLFGKGYGVEAEAFVDKMWGQLIDEPSESPSERLYQDILPDVAHLPGDRKRLWTYFKLWPNFAFDIYPDQVDFMQFIPISAEQTMIREIAYALPDERREMKAARYLNWRINRQVNAEDTELVARVQQGMASRTFTAGPLATSEVSLRSFGRKMRALIPESRLPRPPEGW; this comes from the coding sequence GTGACCGCCCTCCCCAACCACGACCCCCTCTCCGACTGGGGCCTGCCCGGCTGGATCTACACCAACGAGCGGTTCTTCAAGGAAGAGCAGGACAAGGTCTTCCGACCGTCCTGGCAGATCGTCTGCCATCTGAACGATATCCCCAAGGCCGGCGACTTCCACACCTTCGACTTCATCGGCGAGAGCCTGGTGGTGGTGCGTAGCAAGGACGGCGGGGTGCGGGCCTTCGCCAATGTGTGCCGCCACCGCGGCGCGCGGCTGCTGGACGGCCCGGTCGGGCGCTGCGGTGGGCGGATCGTCTGCCCCTATCACGCCTGGACCTATGACCTGGAAGGCCGGCTGATCGGCGTGCCGATGCGCGACGACTATCCCGCCCTCGACATGGCCAAGGAGGGCCTGGCGACGATCGAAGTCGAGGTCTGGCGCGGCTTCGTCTTCGTCCGGCTGGAGGGCGACGGCCCGTCGGTCGCGACCATGATGGCCCCCTACGAAGACGAGGTGGCCCACTACCGCTTCGAAGAGCTGCAGCCGTTCGGCCGCGTGACGCTGCGCCCGCGCGCGGTGAACTGGAAGAACATCAGCGACAACTATTCCGACGGCCTGCATATCCCCGTCGCCCATCCGGGCCTGACCCGGCTGTTTGGCAAGGGCTATGGCGTGGAGGCCGAGGCCTTTGTCGACAAGATGTGGGGCCAACTGATCGACGAGCCGTCCGAGAGCCCGTCCGAGCGCCTCTATCAGGACATCCTGCCCGACGTTGCGCACCTGCCAGGCGACCGCAAGCGGCTGTGGACCTATTTCAAGCTGTGGCCGAACTTCGCCTTCGACATCTATCCGGACCAGGTGGACTTCATGCAGTTCATCCCGATCTCGGCCGAGCAGACGATGATCCGCGAAATCGCCTACGCCCTGCCCGATGAGCGGCGCGAGATGAAGGCGGCGCGGTATCTGAACTGGCGCATCAACCGGCAGGTCAACGCCGAGGACACCGAGCTGGTGGCTCGCGTCCAGCAGGGCATGGCCTCGCGCACCTTCACCGCCGGGCCGCTGGCGACCAGCGAGGTCAGTTTGCGCAGCTTCGGCCGCAAGATGCGGGCCCTGATCCCGGAAAGCCGGCTGCCGAGGCCGCCGGAGGGTTGGTGA